From a region of the Desulforegula conservatrix Mb1Pa genome:
- the trhA gene encoding PAQR family membrane homeostasis protein TrhA produces MFSRLSNSLREPMNGLTHLAGAIFAALGTVLMIYKTCMPLDPWRLITFSIFGASMTAMYLTSSFYHMLKVDEKWIALLRRIDHIMIFIFIASTYTPICLISIKGSWGWSLFGVVWGIALSGFFIKVFWMNAPRWLSTCIYIAMGWVCVVAAYPMVKALPAAALTWLVIGGVAHTIGAVIYARKKPNPIPNILGFHEIFHLFVMAGTFSHFMVIYKYV; encoded by the coding sequence ATGTTCTCCAGATTATCCAACAGCTTAAGAGAGCCCATGAACGGTTTGACCCATCTTGCAGGAGCTATTTTCGCTGCCCTGGGCACAGTACTGATGATCTATAAAACCTGCATGCCTCTTGATCCCTGGAGGCTCATAACATTCTCCATTTTCGGGGCGTCCATGACTGCAATGTATCTGACAAGTTCCTTTTACCACATGCTGAAAGTCGATGAAAAATGGATAGCCCTCCTAAGGCGAATTGATCACATAATGATCTTTATCTTCATTGCTTCGACATACACACCGATCTGCCTTATTTCAATAAAGGGCAGCTGGGGCTGGAGCCTTTTCGGAGTAGTCTGGGGAATCGCTCTTTCGGGCTTTTTCATTAAAGTTTTCTGGATGAACGCTCCGAGATGGCTTTCGACCTGCATTTATATTGCAATGGGGTGGGTGTGCGTGGTTGCAGCATACCCGATGGTCAAGGCACTTCCAGCAGCCGCATTGACATGGCTTGTAATTGGCGGGGTTGCCCATACTATCGGAGCGGTTATTTACGCGCGTAAAAAACCGAATCCCATTCCTAATATTCTCGGTTTCCATGAAATATTTCATCTTTTTGTTATGGCCGGAACGTTTTCGCATTTCATGGTCATCTACAAATACGTCTAA